The Felis catus isolate Fca126 chromosome X, F.catus_Fca126_mat1.0, whole genome shotgun sequence genome includes a region encoding these proteins:
- the SHROOM2 gene encoding protein Shroom2 isoform X4 produces the protein METSRSPSPQFAPQKLTDRPPLLVQDESSTRIERVIDNNTTVKMVPIKIVHSESRPEKESRQGLARATELPTLPSGLEKDHIKTLSTSEQFYSRFCVYSRQGAEPQPQPPEAPAPTAKDSGASPSGFSYMKTKERTAEDLKSEELAREIVGKEKSLADILDPSVKIRTTMDLMEGIFPKDEHLLEEAQQRRKLLPKVPSPGTTDEKREEPSVPAAMSLATSSTYYSTSVPKAELLIKMKDLQEQQEPEEDSGSDLDHDLSVKKQELIESISRKLQVLREARESLLEDIRANSALGDEVDAIAKDVCKPNEFDKFRMFIGDLDKVVNLLLSLSGRLARVENALNNLDDTTSPGDRQSLLEKQRVLIQQHEDAKELKENLDRRERIVFDILASYLSEESLADCEHFVKMKSALIIEQRELEDKIHLGEEQLKCLFDSLQPERGK, from the exons ATGGAGACTTCTCGCTCCCCTTCGCCCCAGTTCGCCCCGCAGAAGCTCACGGACAGACCTCCCCTGCTGGTCCAGGACGAGAGTTCCACCAG AATCGAGCGGGTGATTGACAACAATACCACTGTGAAGATGGTGCCCATCAAGATTGTGCACTCGGAGAGCCGGCCTGAGAAGGAGAGCCGCCAGGGCCTGGCCCGCGCCACCGAGCTGCCCACACTGCCCAGCGGGCTGGAGAAAGACCACATCAAGACCCTCAGCACCTCGGAGCAGTTCTACTCCCGCTTCTGCGTGTACAGCCGCCAGGGCgccgagccccagccccagccccccgAAGCCCCCGCGCCCACTGCCAAGGACAGCGGGGCCTCTCCGTCCGGGTTCAGCTACATGAAGACCAAGGAGAGGACAGCCGAAGACCTGAAGTCAGAAGAGCTGGCCCGGGAGATCGTGGGCAAGGAGAAGTCTCTGGCCGACATCCTGGACCCCAGCGTGAAGATCAGAACCACCATGGACCTGATGGAGGGGATCTTCCCCAAAGACGAGCACCTGCTGGAAGAAGCCCAGCAGCGGAGGAAGCTGCTCCCCAAAGTCCCCTCTCCTGGGACCACGGACGAGAA GAGAGAGGAGCCGAGCGTGCCGGCGGCCATGTCCCTGGCCACCAGTTCCACGTACTACAGCACTTCGGTCCCCAAGGCAGAGCTGCTGATCAAGATGAAGGATCTGCAGGAGCAGCAGGAGCCCGAGGAGGATTCGGGGAGCGACTTGGACCACGACCTGTCGGTGAAGAAG CAGGAGCTCATCGAGAGCATCAGTCGCAAGCTGCAAGTGCTTCGGGAAGCCCGGGAGAGCCTGCTGGAGGACATCCGTGCCAACAGCGCACTGGGGGACGAGGTGGACGCCATCGCCAAAGACGTGTGCAAACCCAATGAGTTTGACAAGTTCCGCATGTTCATTGGGGACCTGGACAAAGTGGTGAACCTTCTGCTGTCGCTGTCGGGCCGTCTGGCGCGGGTAGAAAACGCCCTCAATAATTTGGATGACACTACTTCTCCTGGTGATCGG caatCGCTGCTCGAGAAGCAGCGGGTCCTCATCCAGCAGCACGAGGACGCCAAGGAACTGAAGGAGAACCTGGACCGCCGGGAGCGGATCGTGTTCGACATCCTGGCCAGCTACCTCAGCGAGGAGAGCCTGGCCGACTGCGAGCACTTCGTGAAGATGAAGTCCGCCCTCATCATCGAGCAGCGCGAGCTGGAAGACAAGATACACCTGGGCGAGGAGCAGCTCAAGTGTCTGTTCGACAGCCTGCAGCCCGAAAGAGGCAAATAG
- the CLDN34 gene encoding claudin-34, with amino-acid sequence MLPWSPGPSNRELGRCRQWVTECAHSFRLRRGEGLQTELQSRSVAECSCLPCRGADHGQARTLCWIEERPVLCASDPVASRRPPQTSVASETASLDSGDPQHAVSMALPQGANSCQSAGFALATLGWILAITSMGLVEWRVWHTGNTSLSHSGVVCVGMWKVCIYHHAPDTNRSTLCYHYTQEDTYIPLGIRICQNLLLVASILGLMGRVSTIFALKNVCVGSVQRNATFGPRVSGILDIAAGICVLIPVIWNYHSVMNEEGIAFPPFLSLPFKPNTQELGSAVLVAGLSAIMMLSSGLIFLFYGCPIARQVQPQTSEM; translated from the exons ATGTTGCCTTGGAGTCCGGGACCTAGCAACCGAGAACTTGGAAGGTGCAGACAATGGGTGACAGAATGTGCTCACAGTTTCAggctgaggagaggagagggcctTCAGACTGAGCTCCAGTCACGCTCGGTGGCTGAGTGCTCCTGTCTGCCCTGCCGAGGGGCCGACCATGGACAAGCGAGGACGCTGTGCTGGATAGAGGAACGGCCTGTGCTCTGCGCGTCTGACCCAGTAGCTAGCCGTCGTCCTCCCCAGACTTCCGTTGCGTCGGAGACCGCGTCACTGGACAGTGGAG ACCCCCAGCACGCAGTTTCCATGGCCTTGCCTCAGGGTGCCAACAGCTGCCAATCGGCAGGCTTCGCCCTAGCCACCCTAGGATGGATCCTCGCCATCACTTCCATGGGCCTCGTGGAGTGGCGAGTGTGGCACACAGGgaacacctctctctctcactccggAGTGGTCTGTGTGGGAATGTGGAAGGTGTGCATTTACCACCATGCCCCCGACACCAACAGATCTACATTGTGTTACCATTACACCCAAGAAGATACTTACATCCCTTTGGGTATTCGTATTTGTCAAAATCTCCTGTTGGTCGCCAGCATCCTAGGTCTCATGGGGAGAGTCTCCACCATCTTTGCACTTAAAAATGTGTGCGTTGGAAGTGTTCAGAGGAATGCCACCTTCGGTCCACGCGTCTCAGGAATTCTGGACATAGCTGCTGGCATCTGTGTCTTGATCCCTGTGATCTGGAATTACCACTCCGTGATGAATGAAGAGGGTATCGCCTTCCCAccatttctctctctacccttcaaACCCAATACCCAGGAGCTGGGCAGTGCCGTTCTGGTGGCAGGCCTGAGTGCCATCATGATGCTGTCCAGCggattaattttcctcttttacgGGTGCCCCATAGCTCGCCAAGTGCAGCCTCAAACTTCAGAAATGTAA